From a region of the Triticum aestivum cultivar Chinese Spring chromosome 7D, IWGSC CS RefSeq v2.1, whole genome shotgun sequence genome:
- the LOC123166590 gene encoding phosphoenolpyruvate phosphatase isoform X1 translates to MRSRGSLVLLTHVLLCLVSGAYSGRMSSYVRNEFPSDDIPLEHKSLEVPKGYNAPRQVHITQGDYDGKAVIISWVTELEPARSEVFYGKEEKLYDRKAKGRMTNYTFYNYRGIIKLFRYSACEGLTYRMSTYFKRISKGLGSAPYVEVRDTRLPHACAKRGDIPKAPRKLPKCSKCVVLGHRKNV, encoded by the exons ACGCACGTCCTGCTCTGCCTGGTAAGCGGCGCTTACTCTGGCCGCATGAGCTCCTACGTGCGTAATGAGTTCCCGTCCGACGACATTCCTCTAGAGCACAAGTCTCTTGAGGTTCCAAAAGGCTACAATGCTCCACGGCAG GTTCATATCACTCAAGGTGACTATGACGGGAAAGCCGTCATAATCTCGTGGGTTACCGAGTTGGAACCCGCACGGAGCGAGGTGTTTTACGGTAAAGAGGAGAAACTCTATGATCGGAAAGCCAAAGGGAGGATGACGAATTATACGTTCTACAACTATCGAG GAATTATCAAACTGTTCAGGTATAGCGCCTGCGAAGGACTGACGTACCGCATGTCGACATACTTCAAGAGAATAAGCAAAGGTCTAGGTTCTGCACCATACGTCGAGGTCAGGGACACAAGATTACCACATGCATGTGCTAAACGAGGTGACATCCCTAAGGCTCCGAGGAAATTGCCAAAGTGTTCGAAGTGTGTAGTGCTTGGTCACAGGAAGAATGTGTGA
- the LOC123166590 gene encoding phosphoenolpyruvate phosphatase isoform X2: protein MRSRGSLVLLTHVLLCLVSGAYSGRMSSYVRNEFPSDDIPLEHKSLEVPKGYNAPRQVHITQGDYDGKAVIISWVTELEPARSEVFYGKEEKLYDRKAKGRMTNYTFYNYRGIAPAKD from the exons ACGCACGTCCTGCTCTGCCTGGTAAGCGGCGCTTACTCTGGCCGCATGAGCTCCTACGTGCGTAATGAGTTCCCGTCCGACGACATTCCTCTAGAGCACAAGTCTCTTGAGGTTCCAAAAGGCTACAATGCTCCACGGCAG GTTCATATCACTCAAGGTGACTATGACGGGAAAGCCGTCATAATCTCGTGGGTTACCGAGTTGGAACCCGCACGGAGCGAGGTGTTTTACGGTAAAGAGGAGAAACTCTATGATCGGAAAGCCAAAGGGAGGATGACGAATTATACGTTCTACAACTATCGAG GTATAGCGCCTGCGAAGGACTGA